The Nicotiana sylvestris chromosome 6, ASM39365v2, whole genome shotgun sequence genomic sequence CTTGGGCCCTATCTAAAGAAATTCTGAAAGCTGCGACGGCCGCAACACTTACTCCTCGAATGggaaatcctgacaaaaagaaggatcaaaataatttttgaagaaaacaaTAAGGtaggaaaagggaaaaaaaaactcttaccgtgagttttcactttccagcCAAATCGATGAGAGAGATTTTTCCAAGACCTACCGTCCATCAGAGTGGTACGTAATAACttttctacccaaccacgaaaattgggaatctcatcaataattcccatggttgctaaaaagaaaaggaaggaaatTAAAATGGTGATCatcataattaaaaaaaaggtACAAGAAAGTTATAAAAaaaactcacgtgcaaaattccacttctcgggAAAGGGAACATTTccttcacccactaaaccaacagtggggacAGCAACTAATCTGGCGTACCAGCCACGATCTTTATCATCTTCTGGGTTGACCAGAACTCTTTTACTTCTTGCTACTAAAGTAAAGATTCCTTGGCGAAAGAGCTTGGGAGAATAGAGGTAGATtaaatgagagaaagtaaaaagCACGCCAGCCATGTTGGTCAAGcgcctcaaacaggcaacaaccctccacacAATAGGGCCAATTTGTCCTAAGCAAACGTCGAAAAGACGATAGAATTCAAGTATAACAGGGTCAATAGCAGGCTTAAAACCCAAcgtgaaagggtaagtgtaaacaaaagaaaacccagtTAAGTAGGTGATTCTTTGATTCACATTAGGGATTATAATGGGAAAGTCATGACTCCAATGGCAATCTCTACGAACTATTGAAATCAGACCTTCAGTGATTTGAGTCGGGTAGATATCAGCATGATCTAATGAAGACAATTGATTTCTAAGGGATTCTCTATCATTGTAAAAGAATAGTTCCGCAGGAACTATTTCATCCACTaaaggttcacgaagaggttTAGTGGGTTCTTTACCTCTAGATGAAGACCTTTGAGAAAGAGAACCTCTAGTTCTAGATGGAGGAGTAGCACTCGATGAAGGAACAGGGGGAACTTGTGATGAAGAAGAACCTAAGCTACGAAGCCTTCCTCCTCTCCTACTTCTAATAGGAGCAAGAGAAAGGTTGTCAACAATGGGGACTCTCcgagggttagggtttgaagaagacataatagtacgaggaagaagaaaCTTTGAATTGAATATTCTGAACTTCTGTGAAAAAGACAAAGGTAAAAAGTTATATTTATAATtagaagcaaccgtcaaaggaaaaggCGCAATGATGGAAACGTCATAATGAGAACTGTCGCTTCGTAATCGGTAAAGTCGTAAAAAGCTTCAAAAGGCGCTGAAAGGTTACAGAGCCAACCAGGAAATGCCACGTGTCATAGACATTAAATGGAAGAGACAGATAAAGCATTAGTTCCAGAGAAGAATTAATGGCGGCAAATATTCCCGCTTTAATGaggtccacttcccaaatattctattgatgaataaatggcaagtggggggactatctgtattgggaaaaattaaagTTATATATGGAATTCATTATAAGATGACACGTGGACCAGTCAAAGAAGAATAAGTGATGAAAAATAATCAAAGAAGGCACGAGCTTTCATAGGCACGAGCTTCAACAGACATGAGCTTCAATAGGCACGGGCAGATGTTCAAAGAAAAAGCAAGGAAGATAGGTACTTGAACCTCTTTATGATGGAAGGGAATGAATCTGATAGTAAATAAGGTATAGATACGTATTATTGGACATTAAATACGGAAAACGTTAAGGAATTTGTATTGAATCAAATATGATTGCTAATTgtaacgttacattaaatgtcattaaaTGTCATTCATAGACAATAATGGCTCAATTATGGTAGAAACGAAACGTATTAcctagaaatagctataaaatgAGAAGGCTGATCATTTGTAAGGATACGAAATATCATCAGAATATACTGAGTTACTTTGCTTTCTTCTGTTCATCTTATTATTATAAAAATCAATTTCCtttattcattttattttttgattatcagtaacccgagttcttctaaaataaagctttgatcgaaattcctatttttggttaaacacttgGGTTATTGAAATCTTCTCAAAAATAATCTTGCTTGATCCATTGATGCCAAATAAATCAACTAGTGTCTGGTGTCCCTTTGAAGCTAGTTGATTGATTACTTTATAAAGCTTAGGCTACTGAATCTTTTTTGGTTGTGATTGGTGCAGACTTTCTCCTGGCATTGATCTATTGGTCAAGAAACTGAAGGATAAAAAGAAAGATGTTTATCTGGTCTCAGGCGGGTTTCGTCAAATGATCAATGTATTTCCCTTTGTTGAAATGTTTATtttatggttagttttatttgttCATCTTGCACCTGATATAAACCTATCAAAGATATGCTGTTGTGATTTTGCACTTCTTATAATATTAGGAAGTTCCAAACTTTCCAAGCGAGTTTTAAGCATCATTCTGGATAAATTTTCTATTCTTCGCTGCTGTTACTAATTTCCAAGTTTTAATTTGCAAAGTGCTTTACTGGGAACAGTTAAAATTGGCTGGTCATCTTCTTGTATAAATGTTATCATATGTATGAATAGGTTATGCTAATAAAATTTTCCAGTAGTTGGAACAAGGGAGGTCAGGGCAAACCAGAAAACAAGATTTTTTTTGGTTGGCTACCTTTAATATGATGAAAGATTTGAGTGGTCACTTGATTCTGTTTACCATAGTGTCCAATTAGACTTTCAAAAATTTTCTGCTAGTTACCTAATTATTTGGTGCAGTTATTTAGGTGAAAAAAATGTGTTTTGGTAACTGTAGTTTGATCAGTCATCATTCCATCTCCATATCAAATGtgtctctttttctttcaaagtTGTGCTGATCCCACAAGGTGGTGTATTATCTCTAATTTTTCTAACCATAACTCTTTCCTGAAGCCTGTCACATCAATCCTTGGTATACCACTTGAAAATATTTTTGCCAATCAAATGCTCTTTGGGAGTAATGGAGAATTTGCTGGGTTCGATAAAAATGAGCCAACTTCAAGGAGTGGTGGGAAACCTACTGCCGTTCAACAAATAAAAAAGGTTGGTGTTGGAACAACTGGTGATGTAGTTGTTTATTTTAAGACATCTTTTTAAAGACTGCTCATAAAGCTAAGTAATCCTTCAGGCTCGTGGATACAAATCAGTAGTGATGATTGGTGATGGTGCTACTaatcttgaggtaagtaaccaatGCGCTCGTCTCCTGTTGACCACCAACTCCAATCACCCAAATGGTAAAAATTGGGTGATGGATGGAGTGATATATCTAGCTTTTGTTTGAAAATCTACAAAAACAAACTCTGCAAACTCagttttttgagttttttttgcAAACTTCGTTAGTTTGATTTGTTTTCGCCAAGACAAAAAAAGGAGTTagtgattttttttaaagatttccaAACTCAGTTTTTCAAAACTTACAAAAACTCAGAAACTCTAGaaagtagtttttgaattttttaaagattttaaaaacTGAGATTAGATCTTCAGGAAAAATTGTTGTTATTTATCTATTGCAATACAACCCAAACAAACAGAGTTAGCAAAAACTCAAATTATTTGGGCAAACTTTGTGTTTGAAAATGTTGAAAGCAACACTGTCAAACGTGTTTGCTCTTGTTTATACTATTTTGTGAATTGTTTGCGAACTCTGAATCATATATCTCTTGACAGCTTTTGCATTTCTCTGAAATTTTTGTTGCAGGCTCGTATGCCAGGTGGTGCGGACTTGTTTATTTGCTATGGAGGAGTTCAACTACGAGAACCAGTTGCAGCCAAAGCTGATTGGCTGGTGTTTAATTTTAAGGACTTGATTAACTCATTGGAGTAACGTGCTATCGCATCTTCACTCTTCCAACAATATTTCTTCTTCGGGCCTCATGCTGCTTTGTAGTTCTGTTCTTGATGTCATTTATTTGGCTCTTAAATTTT encodes the following:
- the LOC138871035 gene encoding phosphoserine phosphatase, chloroplastic, which translates into the protein MLEVLDVWQNSNVVCFDVDSTVCIDEGIDEFAEFCGAGKVVAEWTARAMNGSVPFEDALAARLSLINPSLSQLQDFLKRPPRLSPGIDLLVKKLKDKKKDVYLVSGGFRQMINPVTSILGIPLENIFANQMLFGSNGEFAGFDKNEPTSRSGGKPTAVQQIKKARGYKSVVMIGDGATNLEARMPGGADLFICYGGVQLREPVAAKADWLVFNFKDLINSLE